From a single Gimesia fumaroli genomic region:
- a CDS encoding ATP-binding cassette domain-containing protein: protein MKSASDVRLAEVDLVIPQGVTAIMGYSGAGKTSLLNLLVNYESPDKGTITRTQACSPPGSGLELFWVPHNLGLWPQYTVQGHLKLVYPDVESEQDAVEELLTAFGLSPVRDQYPGQISQGEASRLAVARALASKAGILVMDEPLIHVDQTHWPFYWKTICDFCQKNNTSLVFSTHQPDLVLREAEHVICLDQGQVIYSGEVNDLYYAPPSYQVATYLGPVNDLTPISDTFPEKEHNCDIKLIRAEQLALDKVEQSSWEVQSVAFSGSIEEVIVSHQEHQVTQSLYHRPVRSVLKKGDRISIRLLMLFLCLVFGSGCLSDNAPELVFSQIKQWPVPSEGIMIPAPRSVNVGPNDELYVLDNAGRVLVYDSNNELIRQWKMPESDVGKPEGVCFLKNGQIAVADTHYHRVVFFDQQGKVQKILGEYGLKPGQFIFPVSVVQDPAGNIYVCEFGENNRIQKFSDQGEFILQFGKVGNKPGEFQRPAGMVWHHGKIYVADADNNRIQVFSDEGTFLEILGTKTGGIPLYYPYDIAIDRNNEELYIVEYGLGRVTKTNLAGEVLGRFGKTGTEQGEFLTPWGLTVNSKDQVIVADTGNRLIVKLIP, encoded by the coding sequence ATGAAGAGTGCGTCCGATGTCCGCTTGGCTGAAGTTGATCTTGTAATCCCACAAGGTGTCACAGCAATTATGGGATATTCCGGTGCAGGAAAAACTTCATTATTGAACCTGCTGGTAAACTATGAGTCTCCCGATAAGGGAACAATTACTCGCACACAGGCATGTTCCCCACCTGGATCCGGTCTGGAACTGTTCTGGGTCCCCCACAATCTTGGATTGTGGCCGCAATATACGGTTCAAGGCCACTTGAAGCTGGTTTATCCGGATGTTGAATCAGAGCAGGATGCTGTGGAAGAACTACTCACAGCATTTGGCTTATCGCCTGTTCGAGACCAATATCCAGGACAAATTTCACAGGGAGAAGCCTCACGATTAGCGGTCGCCCGGGCTCTGGCCAGTAAAGCGGGTATCTTAGTAATGGATGAGCCATTAATACACGTAGATCAGACGCATTGGCCGTTCTACTGGAAAACCATTTGTGACTTTTGCCAGAAAAACAACACATCGCTTGTGTTTTCGACACATCAACCCGATCTGGTGTTGCGGGAAGCTGAACATGTCATCTGCCTCGACCAGGGTCAGGTAATTTATTCTGGCGAAGTAAACGATTTGTATTATGCGCCTCCATCGTATCAGGTTGCCACCTATTTAGGACCAGTCAACGATCTAACTCCGATAAGTGATACTTTCCCAGAGAAAGAACATAATTGTGACATCAAACTAATTCGAGCTGAACAACTCGCTTTAGACAAAGTCGAACAGAGTTCGTGGGAAGTGCAATCGGTTGCATTTAGTGGATCGATTGAGGAAGTTATCGTTTCGCATCAGGAACACCAGGTCACTCAGTCATTATATCACCGCCCGGTTAGATCAGTATTAAAAAAGGGAGATCGTATTTCGATTCGCTTGTTGATGCTGTTTTTATGCCTGGTGTTTGGTTCCGGATGTCTTTCAGACAATGCGCCGGAACTAGTATTTTCTCAGATAAAGCAGTGGCCTGTTCCCTCTGAGGGAATCATGATCCCAGCGCCACGTAGCGTGAATGTCGGACCGAACGACGAACTGTATGTACTCGACAATGCTGGTCGTGTGCTGGTTTATGATTCGAATAATGAATTAATCAGGCAATGGAAGATGCCTGAATCAGATGTGGGGAAGCCGGAAGGGGTCTGTTTTTTGAAAAATGGTCAGATCGCCGTTGCTGACACACATTACCACCGCGTCGTTTTTTTTGATCAACAGGGAAAAGTGCAAAAAATACTTGGAGAATATGGACTGAAACCGGGACAATTTATTTTTCCTGTTTCCGTTGTACAGGATCCTGCAGGAAATATTTACGTTTGCGAATTTGGTGAAAATAATCGAATCCAGAAATTTTCCGATCAGGGTGAATTTATACTGCAATTTGGCAAGGTGGGGAATAAACCAGGAGAATTCCAAAGACCCGCGGGAATGGTCTGGCATCATGGAAAAATCTATGTTGCTGATGCGGACAATAATCGTATTCAGGTATTTTCCGATGAGGGAACGTTTTTAGAAATTTTAGGCACGAAAACCGGGGGGATTCCACTCTATTATCCTTATGACATTGCCATCGATCGAAATAATGAAGAACTCTATATCGTGGAATATGGATTAGGGCGGGTCACCAAAACCAATTTAGCGGGTGAAGTCTTAGGTAGATTTGGGAAGACAGGAACAGAGCAGGGGGAGTTTTTGACTCCCTGGGGACTTACCGTAAATTCGAAAGATCAAGTGATCGTGGCTGACACGGGCAATCGTTTAATCGTAAAATTGATACCATGA